The following proteins are co-located in the Clostridiales bacterium genome:
- a CDS encoding DUF3369 domain-containing protein produces the protein MRRERFQISSNYKILLVDDEPGIVDSLSVVLKRSGYHYTGLTNPLEAIELVRKEHFDLLILDFLMSPIHGDEVVRQIREFNREIYILLLTGHKDLAPPLETIRALDIQGYCEKSDRFDQLLLLVESGIKSIAQMRLIKKFQEGLNKILQAVPKIYQLQPIGSILEEILTEILPLMNSKNAFILVDDVTQFSPGNNSIFKGIGIYHTDIHDFMEMLNPSLMEHIGHARLNKSSVKLQGGVVVPLINEYHQDIGIIYVESDDLEDGLKLLEIYSNQAASSINNAFLHSLVNIKNDELNKTYDQLRERYMDTIEALRMVVDAKDTYTRGHSDRVAYYASKIGESFGMSKEELELLKVSGLFHDVGKIGTSDDILFKKEKLTDRELIEIRKHPLKGAHILSAISMFKEVAPIVKCHHERVDGSGYPEGLKGDQIPFMSRIIAVADAFDAMMSDRRYRSKLPFEEAQNQLVLGSGTQFDQDVVVQFNHVLDKFPDMIKELTETYE, from the coding sequence ATGAGACGAGAGAGGTTCCAGATATCCTCAAATTATAAAATCCTGCTGGTGGATGATGAACCAGGCATTGTAGACTCACTGTCAGTGGTCTTGAAAAGAAGCGGATATCATTACACCGGGCTGACCAATCCACTGGAAGCCATTGAGCTTGTCCGAAAGGAGCATTTCGACCTTCTGATTCTCGATTTCCTGATGAGTCCTATTCACGGTGACGAAGTGGTACGCCAAATCAGAGAATTCAATAGAGAAATTTACATCCTTCTGCTCACCGGACATAAAGATCTGGCTCCTCCTCTGGAAACCATCAGAGCATTGGACATACAGGGATACTGCGAGAAAAGCGACCGATTTGACCAGCTTCTGCTCCTTGTTGAATCAGGGATAAAATCCATCGCTCAAATGCGGCTGATCAAAAAATTTCAAGAAGGTCTCAATAAGATTCTGCAGGCTGTTCCGAAAATTTATCAGCTTCAGCCCATCGGCAGCATTCTGGAAGAAATTCTCACTGAAATTCTTCCACTTATGAACAGCAAGAACGCGTTCATTCTCGTGGATGACGTTACCCAATTCAGTCCGGGGAACAACAGTATTTTCAAGGGGATTGGCATTTATCACACCGACATCCACGACTTTATGGAAATGCTGAATCCTTCTCTGATGGAGCATATCGGTCATGCAAGGCTTAACAAAAGTTCTGTGAAGCTGCAAGGCGGTGTGGTGGTTCCTCTGATCAATGAATATCATCAGGATATCGGCATCATTTATGTAGAGAGTGACGATCTTGAGGATGGTCTGAAGCTTCTTGAAATCTACTCAAATCAGGCAGCTTCTTCTATCAACAATGCGTTCCTCCACTCCTTAGTCAATATTAAGAATGACGAGCTGAATAAAACCTATGACCAGCTCCGTGAGCGTTATATGGATACCATTGAGGCGCTTCGAATGGTAGTAGATGCGAAAGATACTTACACCAGAGGCCACTCAGACAGGGTAGCCTACTACGCATCCAAAATTGGTGAGTCCTTTGGTATGAGCAAAGAAGAATTGGAACTGCTTAAGGTCAGCGGCCTCTTTCATGATGTAGGAAAAATCGGGACCTCAGATGATATTCTTTTCAAGAAAGAAAAGCTTACCGATCGAGAATTAATTGAAATCAGAAAGCATCCGCTCAAGGGAGCTCACATCCTTTCCGCGATCTCTATGTTTAAGGAAGTAGCTCCTATCGTGAAATGTCATCACGAGAGGGTTGATGGCAGCGGATATCCGGAAGGCCTTAAAGGCGATCAGATTCCTTTCATGTCACGTATTATCGCAGTGGCTGATGCATTCGATGCGATGATGTCTGACAGGCGTTACCGTTCAAAGCTTCCCTTTGAGGAAGCACAAAATCAGTTGGTCCTGGGTTCGGGGACTCAGTTTGATCAAGACGTTGTAGTCCAATTCAATCATGTCCTGGATAAATTTCCTGATATGATTAAAGAGCTAACTGAGACGTATGAATAA
- a CDS encoding DUF4153 domain-containing protein: protein MNTLTRSILNIFGGAVRAFETFPAAILSALAFSIVTMIRIQLDWPAQEPYNFLFNCLHWAFALGAVFSMAAITIAQTRFSNQRAFVAANLLGSAVAIIVFLMLFFWGASNPDASARYEVISTLAVARVSAAILISFLAFIIAAGEPKEQTDFAQSFFMTHKAFFIAVLYGIVIMAGASGVAGAVQTLLYQGMSGKVYMYIGTIAGFLAFTIFLGHFPDFRKGVFDEHREVVQRQPRFIEILLGYILVPIILALTVVLFLWSGRILLTGEWPAFHELAGIATAYSAVGLWLHIMVTHHEFGVAKFYRRFYPFAALIILAFEAGAIVIQLEKTGLKVSEYWFILVWVISAIAAILLILLKTKAHRLIAATICAASVFSVLPAVGYQGMPVFAQIDRLETLLSSEGMLKDGKLIQAASDPELSVRESMTDAVYFLAGAEDAKLPAWFDDNLSDRTAFKAKLGFEPVWPKWDDGSVDYLGTSLYLKPDAMDVTNYQWGIHLQGDKAEFKGDKGNYIIDWEIRPSDGVPTLKISLDGRIILEEDMNGYIDRITKKYPPGRQSGQAEASLEDMSVLFASVDAEVLLIFNNIQINVDPVGDRINYYFDLDMIYLRENDNP from the coding sequence ATGAATACTTTAACACGATCGATATTGAATATTTTCGGAGGGGCGGTCAGAGCTTTTGAGACATTTCCTGCTGCTATTCTGAGTGCCCTGGCTTTTTCTATTGTCACAATGATCAGAATACAGCTTGATTGGCCTGCACAAGAACCTTACAATTTTCTATTTAATTGTCTGCATTGGGCCTTTGCTCTGGGAGCTGTGTTCAGTATGGCTGCAATAACCATAGCGCAGACCCGCTTTTCCAATCAGCGTGCATTTGTGGCCGCAAATCTGCTCGGCTCGGCAGTTGCCATTATTGTGTTTCTGATGCTTTTCTTTTGGGGAGCATCCAATCCTGATGCTTCAGCACGCTATGAAGTAATTTCAACGCTGGCTGTAGCACGGGTTAGTGCCGCCATTTTGATTAGCTTTCTGGCCTTTATCATCGCAGCAGGCGAACCAAAAGAACAGACTGATTTTGCACAGTCCTTTTTCATGACGCATAAAGCCTTTTTCATCGCTGTCCTTTATGGGATTGTGATCATGGCAGGTGCTTCTGGGGTTGCAGGTGCAGTGCAGACATTGCTTTATCAGGGGATGAGCGGAAAAGTCTATATGTATATTGGAACAATTGCCGGTTTTCTTGCCTTTACGATCTTTTTAGGACATTTTCCTGATTTTCGGAAAGGGGTTTTTGATGAACATCGCGAGGTAGTTCAGAGACAGCCGCGTTTTATTGAAATTTTGCTGGGTTATATTCTTGTCCCCATCATATTGGCCTTAACCGTAGTGCTCTTTTTGTGGTCAGGACGTATCCTATTGACGGGTGAATGGCCAGCATTTCATGAACTCGCAGGAATTGCAACGGCATATTCCGCGGTAGGACTGTGGCTTCATATCATGGTGACACATCATGAGTTTGGAGTGGCCAAATTCTATCGACGTTTTTATCCTTTCGCAGCTTTGATCATCCTGGCTTTCGAAGCTGGCGCCATCGTGATACAATTAGAGAAAACTGGACTCAAAGTCTCCGAGTATTGGTTTATCCTGGTTTGGGTGATTTCGGCAATAGCGGCGATTCTCCTAATCCTTCTAAAAACAAAGGCTCATCGCCTTATCGCCGCAACGATCTGCGCAGCTTCCGTTTTTTCAGTCCTGCCGGCGGTAGGGTATCAGGGCATGCCAGTTTTTGCCCAGATAGACCGCCTTGAAACATTGCTTAGCAGTGAGGGAATGCTGAAAGATGGAAAATTGATTCAGGCCGCATCAGACCCCGAATTGTCTGTACGCGAATCCATGACCGACGCGGTTTACTTTCTTGCTGGTGCGGAGGATGCCAAACTTCCTGCATGGTTTGACGACAATTTGAGTGATCGTACTGCCTTCAAAGCAAAACTCGGCTTTGAACCTGTATGGCCGAAGTGGGATGACGGATCCGTGGATTACCTGGGAACCTCATTGTATTTGAAGCCGGATGCGATGGATGTTACCAATTATCAATGGGGGATTCATTTGCAGGGAGACAAGGCCGAATTTAAAGGAGACAAAGGTAACTATATCATCGATTGGGAAATTCGTCCTTCAGACGGAGTGCCCACCCTGAAGATCAGCCTGGATGGACGCATCATCCTTGAAGAGGATATGAATGGCTATATAGATCGAATCACCAAGAAATATCCGCCGGGACGCCAGTCAGGGCAAGCGGAAGCCTCTCTTGAAGACATGAGCGTTTTGTTTGCAAGTGTAGATGCAGAGGTGCTTTTGATCTTCAATAATATTCAGATCAACGTGGATCCTGTTGGAGACCGCATCAACTATTATTTTGACTTAGATATGATCTATCTGAGGGAGAATGACAACCCATGA
- a CDS encoding M42 family metallopeptidase translates to MINDERSIVLLKRLSEESGVSGYEMPIRKLLTEYLEPLSDELLEDHLGSLAAKITGQEQELKIMLAAHMDEVGLMVTKISDEGFIKFLKLGGWWDPVLLNQKVQIYNSARKVTGIIGAKAPHILTPEEKKQPVTINSLFIDIGASSKDEVEALGIRSGDPVVPFSTFEMCENFRCFRGKALDDRIGCSMLVEIFRELRDTPVPGTVYGVMTVQEEVGIRGAGTSVSVVKPDLAIVLDVTVATDTPNISPGDVVSKTALGKGPVICFYDASMIPHIPFRDFVVKTAEENQIPYQIELMPGGGTDAGKIHLYRQGVPSIVIGVPVRYIHDHYGIADLDDYQNALKLVLALLNQINSVTFHAIINSHS, encoded by the coding sequence ATGATAAATGATGAAAGATCCATCGTCCTACTAAAAAGGTTGTCTGAAGAATCAGGGGTTTCCGGTTATGAGATGCCGATAAGAAAGCTATTGACAGAATATCTTGAACCCCTCTCCGATGAGCTGCTGGAGGATCATCTGGGAAGTCTGGCCGCCAAGATTACTGGCCAAGAGCAGGAGCTGAAAATTATGCTGGCCGCTCATATGGATGAAGTAGGATTGATGGTCACAAAAATTTCAGACGAAGGCTTCATTAAATTTCTGAAGCTTGGAGGATGGTGGGATCCGGTACTGTTGAACCAGAAGGTTCAGATATACAATTCTGCGCGTAAAGTCACCGGAATTATCGGAGCGAAAGCGCCCCATATATTAACGCCTGAGGAAAAGAAACAGCCGGTCACAATCAATTCTCTGTTCATTGACATAGGCGCGAGCAGTAAAGATGAGGTCGAAGCACTTGGCATTCGCTCCGGTGATCCGGTTGTCCCCTTCAGCACGTTTGAAATGTGTGAAAACTTTAGATGTTTTCGGGGGAAAGCATTGGATGATCGCATTGGTTGCTCCATGCTGGTTGAGATTTTCAGGGAGCTACGTGATACCCCTGTCCCCGGAACAGTCTATGGCGTTATGACGGTGCAGGAGGAAGTCGGCATTAGAGGTGCCGGGACCAGTGTATCTGTTGTAAAGCCTGATCTGGCAATTGTTCTTGACGTTACAGTTGCTACTGATACTCCGAATATCTCTCCGGGAGACGTTGTATCAAAGACCGCACTGGGAAAAGGTCCGGTGATTTGCTTTTATGACGCCAGTATGATTCCTCACATTCCTTTCAGAGACTTTGTAGTGAAAACTGCCGAAGAAAATCAGATCCCGTATCAGATCGAATTAATGCCCGGTGGAGGAACCGATGCGGGCAAAATTCATCTGTATCGTCAGGGCGTTCCATCCATCGTGATCGGGGTTCCTGTCAGGTATATCCATGATCATTATGGGATTGCTGATTTGGATGATTACCAAAATGCGCTGAAGCTGGTTCTGGCGTTATTGAATCAGATCAATTCAGTGACATTTCATGCCATTATAAATAGCCATTCATAA
- the cytX gene encoding putative hydroxymethylpyrimidine transporter CytX, with the protein MNVKKTSVLSNGLIWFGAAVSMAEIMTGTYFAPLGFTKGMLANLTGHLIGCMMLFLAGLIGARTRRSSMETVKMSFGQKGGILFAVLNVLQLVGWTAIMIYDASLAANGIMETGPWVWCVVVGALIVIWILIGITNLRKFNVIAMTALFLLTLVLCRGIFAGNTAGFLSDDSLSFGLAVELAAAMPLSWLPLISDYTREAERPLAATAVSTVVYGLTSCWMYAIGMGMALYTGEFGIGQIMVNAGLGIAGLLIIVFSTVTTTFMDAFSAGVSAESLTGKLKAKWVGVIVTIIGTIGAVIYPMDNIMDFLYLIGSVFAPMIAIMITDYFLLKKDCTASGANPVNLVIWLAGFIIYQMLMQVDTILGNTLPDMLITMVICLTVNKLLKRRLM; encoded by the coding sequence ATGAATGTAAAGAAAACCTCCGTGCTCAGCAACGGGTTGATCTGGTTTGGTGCCGCCGTATCCATGGCTGAGATCATGACGGGAACTTATTTTGCCCCTCTGGGCTTTACAAAGGGAATGCTAGCCAACCTTACAGGTCATTTGATCGGCTGTATGATGCTGTTTTTGGCGGGTCTCATTGGAGCAAGGACAAGGCGAAGCTCGATGGAAACGGTAAAAATGAGCTTCGGCCAGAAGGGGGGTATCTTGTTCGCCGTATTGAACGTTCTGCAGCTTGTAGGCTGGACAGCCATCATGATTTATGATGCGTCTCTGGCGGCTAATGGAATCATGGAAACCGGTCCCTGGGTATGGTGCGTTGTTGTCGGCGCATTGATTGTTATATGGATCCTGATCGGCATTACAAACCTTAGGAAGTTCAACGTCATAGCAATGACGGCACTTTTCCTCCTGACACTAGTACTTTGCAGGGGGATCTTCGCGGGGAATACGGCAGGTTTTCTGTCGGATGATTCCTTAAGCTTTGGTCTAGCAGTGGAATTAGCGGCAGCAATGCCTTTGTCGTGGCTTCCTCTGATCAGTGATTATACTAGAGAGGCTGAAAGACCTTTGGCGGCTACGGCGGTAAGCACCGTGGTATACGGTCTGACAAGCTGCTGGATGTATGCGATCGGTATGGGGATGGCGCTCTATACGGGAGAATTCGGTATCGGACAGATTATGGTCAATGCCGGATTAGGCATAGCAGGCTTATTGATCATCGTTTTTTCAACAGTTACCACAACCTTTATGGATGCATTTTCTGCAGGAGTATCAGCTGAATCGCTCACAGGGAAACTGAAGGCAAAATGGGTCGGCGTCATTGTAACCATCATCGGAACCATTGGGGCTGTGATCTATCCGATGGATAACATTATGGACTTCCTGTACCTGATTGGCTCAGTTTTTGCTCCAATGATAGCAATTATGATCACCGACTATTTCCTGCTGAAGAAAGACTGTACGGCTTCCGGAGCAAATCCAGTCAATCTGGTAATATGGCTTGCAGGCTTTATCATCTACCAAATGCTGATGCAGGTAGATACGATTCTTGGCAATACATTGCCGGATATGCTGATTACGATGGTTATCTGTCTGACCGTAAATAAGCTCCTGAAACGACGGTTAATGTGA
- the thiD gene encoding bifunctional hydroxymethylpyrimidine kinase/phosphomethylpyrimidine kinase, producing MKTALTIAGSDSCGGAGIQADIKTMTTHGVYAMSAITALTAQNTTGVTGIMEVPPEFLEAQLEAVLTDIFPDAVKIGMVSSVGLIKTIADKLKTYQVRNIVIDPVMISTSGSRLISEDAVDALKEALIPLAALLTPNIPEAEVLSGIEIKTTDDMITAAGRISSQYGVAVLCKGGHSINDANDLLYTEGSYQWLQGKRIDNPNTHGTGCTLSSAIASNLAKGYDLITAIEKAKSYISGALEAMLDLGKGSGPLNHAFAINVEDRKAAL from the coding sequence ATGAAAACAGCATTAACAATCGCAGGCAGTGATTCCTGCGGAGGCGCCGGCATCCAAGCAGATATCAAGACGATGACCACTCATGGCGTTTATGCAATGAGTGCGATAACCGCATTGACTGCTCAGAATACGACCGGCGTCACAGGTATCATGGAGGTTCCTCCGGAATTTCTTGAAGCACAGCTCGAGGCTGTGCTGACTGATATTTTTCCGGATGCAGTAAAAATAGGAATGGTTTCCTCCGTCGGTCTTATTAAAACCATTGCAGATAAATTAAAGACGTATCAGGTCAGAAACATTGTGATCGATCCTGTTATGATCTCGACCAGCGGTTCAAGACTGATCAGTGAAGACGCCGTAGATGCTCTCAAAGAGGCTCTTATTCCCCTTGCAGCCTTACTCACGCCCAACATTCCAGAGGCAGAGGTGCTGTCAGGGATTGAGATAAAAACAACGGATGATATGATTACTGCAGCTGGACGAATCAGCAGTCAATACGGCGTTGCGGTATTGTGTAAAGGAGGCCACAGCATCAATGATGCCAATGACCTGTTATATACTGAAGGCAGCTATCAGTGGCTCCAAGGGAAGCGGATAGATAATCCCAATACCCACGGCACCGGCTGCACGCTGTCCAGCGCAATTGCATCCAACCTGGCAAAAGGTTATGATCTGATTACAGCGATTGAGAAAGCGAAATCATATATCTCAGGTGCTCTTGAGGCAATGCTGGACTTGGGAAAAGGCAGCGGTCCGTTAAATCATGCCTTTGCCATCAATGTAGAAGATAGGAAGGCGGCATTATGA
- a CDS encoding HAD family phosphatase, with the protein MITGAIFDVDGTLLDSMQIWNNAGERYLRKLGIKAELDLGKVMFSMSMVQGAAYLKERYQLQFTAEEIINGINSTIQDFYDHQVKLKPGVKQFLGEMTKCDIKMTAATSSDRSLIEKAMDRLDINGFFDRIFTCSEIGTGKSKPDIYLAAKQYMDTEISDTWVFEDAYHAIKTAKNAGFRIAGVYDASSMNVQKEIREISDVYLYDLTDFTAFIEIVNHR; encoded by the coding sequence ATGATAACCGGGGCAATATTCGATGTGGACGGAACCTTGCTCGACTCAATGCAGATCTGGAATAATGCGGGTGAGCGATACCTGAGGAAACTGGGAATAAAAGCCGAGCTTGATCTAGGAAAGGTGATGTTTTCAATGAGTATGGTTCAGGGAGCGGCATATCTGAAGGAAAGGTATCAGCTGCAATTTACTGCGGAGGAAATCATCAACGGAATCAACAGTACCATTCAGGACTTTTACGACCACCAGGTTAAGCTTAAGCCTGGTGTGAAACAGTTTCTTGGTGAAATGACAAAATGCGATATTAAGATGACCGCTGCCACCTCAAGTGACCGAAGTTTGATCGAAAAGGCTATGGACAGGCTAGACATTAACGGTTTTTTTGACCGGATTTTCACCTGCTCGGAGATAGGAACGGGAAAATCAAAGCCCGATATCTATCTTGCGGCAAAGCAGTACATGGATACTGAGATCTCTGATACATGGGTATTTGAAGATGCATACCACGCAATCAAGACGGCAAAAAATGCTGGCTTCCGAATCGCAGGCGTATATGATGCTTCCAGCATGAATGTGCAAAAAGAAATTAGGGAAATCAGCGATGTTTATCTCTATGATTTGACTGATTTTACTGCATTCATAGAGATTGTAAATCACAGATAA
- the thiE gene encoding thiamine phosphate synthase — MKCGKEDLLLYAVTDRSWLNGETLHSQVERALKGGATFIQLREKELNKEVFLAEAKELQALCREYSVPFVVNDDVEIAIEADADGVHVGQSDMEAGSVREKLGPDKILGVSAQTVEQAIFAEQNGADYLGVGAVFHTGTKADADDVSHETLKSICEAVKIPVVAIGGISIDNVMELKGSGISGVAVVSALFAQPDIEKAAAELKEFTCRMVKA; from the coding sequence ATGAAGTGCGGTAAAGAGGATTTATTATTGTATGCTGTTACGGACCGTTCCTGGCTGAACGGAGAGACCCTGCACAGCCAAGTGGAAAGGGCATTGAAAGGCGGCGCGACCTTCATACAGCTCAGAGAAAAAGAACTGAACAAGGAAGTCTTCCTTGCCGAAGCAAAAGAGCTCCAAGCGCTTTGCAGGGAATACTCGGTTCCGTTTGTAGTCAATGATGACGTAGAGATTGCAATAGAGGCCGACGCCGACGGTGTTCATGTGGGACAGAGCGATATGGAGGCCGGCAGCGTCAGGGAGAAGCTTGGCCCGGATAAAATCCTGGGAGTATCGGCACAGACTGTAGAACAGGCCATATTTGCAGAGCAGAACGGGGCAGATTACCTCGGCGTCGGAGCAGTATTTCATACCGGGACAAAAGCGGATGCGGATGACGTAAGCCATGAAACACTGAAATCAATCTGTGAGGCGGTAAAGATTCCGGTTGTCGCAATCGGCGGCATCAGCATAGATAACGTTATGGAGCTGAAAGGGAGTGGTATCAGCGGTGTTGCAGTAGTCAGTGCTTTGTTTGCCCAGCCGGATATTGAAAAGGCGGCTGCAGAATTGAAAGAGTTCACCTGTAGGATGGTGAAGGCATGA